The genomic region CGTGGGCTACTCGCTCGGCGGCGGCGGCCGCTACGACGGCATGATCGGGCGGTTCCTCGGCCAGGAGGTGCCCGCGGTCGGCTTCTCGATCGGCTTCGAGCGCATCGTCGACCTCGTCGAGGACCACGACGGCGCCGCGGCGGCATCCGTCGTCCTGGTGCACGACCGCGACGTGCCGATCGCGCAGCTCGCCGCGCTCAAGTCAGAGCTGGTCGCCGAAGGATCGCGCGTCCGCCTCGAGCAGCGCACCAAGAACCTCAAGGCGCTGCTGGACCGTGCGACCGCGGACGGCTACGCCGCGTTCGCCACGGTGGCGGCCGGCCAGACGCGCGACGCGCTCGAGCTCAAGCCGCTCGGCTGACCCTCAGCCGCACCGCCCGGCAGCCCGCTCCGATCGCGAAGACCGCGATGCCTGACAGCACGCTCTGCCACGGCAGAGTGAGGCACAGGATGCCGCACCCGGCGGCCGCGGCGACCTGGAGCGCCCGCGGGTAGCGCCGCGCGTCGTCGCGCTGGCGCAGGGCGGCCGCGTTGGCGACGAAGTAGTACACGAGCACGCCGAACGACGAGAACCCGATCGCGCCGCGCACGTCCACGAGCGCCACCAGGACGACGACGAGCGCGCCGACGGCGAGCTCGGCGCGATGAGGCACGCGCGAGCGCGGATGCACGGCGGCCAGGACGGGCGGCAGGTCGTGCTCGCGGGCCATCGCGAACGTCGTGCGCCCGATGCCGGCGATGAGGGCGAGCAGGGCTCCGAGCGAGGCGGCCGCCGCTCCCACGCGGACCACCGGCTCGGCCCACGACCACCCCGACGCTGCGACGGCGTCGGCGATCGGCTCGGTCGAGGCGGCTGTCGCCGCAGGCCCGAGGGAGGCGAGCAGCGACACCCCGACGGCCGCGTACACGATCAGCGCACCGGCGAACGCGATCACGATCGCGCGGGGGATGGTGCGCGCCGGGTCGCGCACCTCCTCGCCCATGGTCGCGATGCGCGCATACCCGGCGAAGGCGAAGAAGAGCAGGCCCGCGGACTGCAGGATGCCGTACCAGCCGGCGCCCCACACGGCGCCCCCGTCGAGCGGGCCGCCCCCGGGCGGCGCGGCGCCCATGGCGGCCACGGCCACCGCGAGGGCGATGAGCACCGCGACCACGATGACGCGCGTCGCGGCCGCGGTGCGGCTCACTCCGAGCAGGTTCACGGTGACGAGCCCGACGACGGCGGCGATCGCGACGGGGCGCTCCCAGCCGGGCGGGGCCGCATAGGCGGCGAAGGTGAGCGCCATCGCCGCGCTCGAGGCGGTCTTGCCGACGACGAAGCCCCACCCGGCGAGGAAGCCCCACCACGGGCCCAGCTCGGCGCGACCGTACGCGTACGTCCCGCCCGACGTCGGGTGGGACGCTGCCAGCTGGGCCGACGATGTGGCGTTGCCGTACGCGACGAAGGCGGCGATGGCGAGCCCGACCAGCAGCCCCGATCCGGCCGCCGCCGCGGCGGGCGCGAAGGCGGCGAACACGCCGGCGCCGATCATCGAGCCCAGGCCGATGAAGACCGCGTCGCCCAGCGACAGGCGGCGGGCGAGCGCGGGCGACGTCACGGCCGAACGATACCGCGCACCGGGGCGCGAACCGGTGGCTTCACCGGTCGGAAACGCTCCGTTCACCCGCGTGGGGTCGGATCGACCCATGCGGGAATCGCACCCGGCCGCGACGGCGGCCACGGCCGCCACGGCGGCCACGGCGGTCGCGGCCGTCGCGGTGGCCGTCGCCGCCGGTGCTCTGGCGCTGAGGGTGCTGCTGCGCCGTCAGGCGGCCCTGGCCCGGCGGCGCATCGGCAAGCCGCTCGGCGAGGACGCCGTCGACGCGGATCGCGTATGGGTCCGGCGCCTGGAGGGAAAGCCGATCGAACTCCTGCTGCTCGGCGACTCGATCGCGGCAGGGCTGGGCGCCGAGCGGCGCAAGGACACGCTCGGCGGCCGCCTGGCGAAGCTCCTCGCACGCCGGCTGCACCGCCCCGTGCGCCTGCGGACGGCCGCCGTGGTCGGTGCGGAGTCCTCGCGGCTGGGTCCGCAGATCGACGGGCTGGACGCCGGGTACCGGCCGGACGTCGCGGTCATCGTCGTCGGAGGCAACGACGTGACGCACCGCGTGCCGGTCCCGGAATCGGTCGAGCACCTGACGCGGGCGATCCTGCGCCTGCGCGGCCGGGGAGCAGAGGTCGTCGTCGGCACGTGCCCGGATCTGGGAGCGCTGCGGCCCGTGCCCCAGCCGCTGCGCTCGCTCGGCGCGCGCATGTCGCGGCGGCTCGCCGATGCGCAGGCCCAGGCCGCCGCGGCCGCCGGTGCGACGCCGGTGTCGCTGCGGCGTGCGGTGGGCCCGGTGTTCATCTCGCATCCCGACGAGATGTTCAGCCTCGACCGCTTCCACCCGAGCGCGCTCGGCTATCGGCGGACGGCGGATGCCCTGGTCCCCGCCGTCGCGGCGGCGCTGGCCGGACGGGTCGGTCCGCAGGAGGTGTCGATGTGACGCGGCGCTTCTCGCGCACGTAGACCTCGCGCCGGACGCGGGCCACGACGTCGCCGTCGGCGTCCGTGATCTCGGTCTCGAACCACTCGCGCACCTTCGCCCCGCCCCGTGCGCGCTCGCGCAGCTCGTCGGCCTTCGCGCGCGGGACCTCGAAGCGCGCCGTCAGCGTGCCGCGTCCCGGCTTGACGAACTCGATCTCGCCGCGGGTGTCCCACACGACGTAGTCGCGCCCGAGCTGGTGCATCACGAGCATGAAGTAGTAGGGATCGGTCATCGCCGACATCGACCCGCCGAACGCCGTCCCGACGTAGTTGCGCGTCACCGGGTTCACGTGCAGCCGCACTTCGGCGTGCGTCCAGTCCTCGGCGAACTCCTTCACCCGGATGCCGCTGAACAGGTTCGGCACCCACAGGCTCATGCCGAGGGCGAGTCGTCGGGGAGTCATGCGCATGCACGTCAGGATGCCGGAAGCATCGCAGCGGCTCAAACACGGGCGTTCCCCCACTTGTTCTAGTTGTTATAGAGTTATCGTGTGCTGCTGAGGATCGACCCCGAGAGCGACGTGCCGCTGTTCGCGCAGATCGCGGATGCGGTGCGCGCCGACGCCGCCGCCGGACGCATCCGAGTCGGCGAGCGCCTGCCCGCCGCGCGCGAGGTCGCCGCCGGGCTCGGCGTCAACGTGCACACGGTGCTGCACGCCTACCAGGACCTGCGCGACGAGGGTCTGCTGGAGCTGCGGCGCGGCCGCGGCGCCGTCGTGACCGCCCAGGCCCGGCTGCTCGCCGAACTGCACCAGAACGTCACCGACCTCGTCGCGCGAGCGCGCGCGGCGGGGCTCTCGCCCGACGCGCTCGCCGCCCTCGTGAAGGAGATCGCCCGTGACCGATGAGCAGATGACCCGACGCGCGCCCGACCCGACGGTGCCCCGCCGCGTCCCGTGGGCCGCGGTCGCCGTGTTCGTCGCCCTCGCGTGGGGACTCGCGTGGCTCGTGGTCCTGCCGCTGTGGCTCGGCGACGGCCTGGCCTCGCCGCTCGCGGCGGTCCTCGTGCCGGCCATGATGTGGACGCCGGCCGTCGCGGCGGTCATCGTGATGTTCGCGATGCGCGTCCCGCGCTCGCAGCGCCTCCGATTCCTCGGCGTCCGCCCGCTGCGGCCGGCCGGCAGGCTCGTGCTCTTCCTCGCGATCGCTCTCGTGCTGCCGATCGCGGTCGTGGCGGCCACGATCCTCCTCGCGGCGGCTCTCGGCCTCGTTCGGCTGGACCTCGTGGAGTTCTCGGGCTTCGCCGAGCAGCTCGCGGCGACGGTCCCGCCGGGCACCGCCCTGCCGCCGGTCGGACTGCTCGTCGCGATCCAGCTCGCGTCCATCCCGATGGGCGCGGTGCTCAACAGCGTTGTGGCGCTCGGCGAGGAGCTCGGCTGGCGCGGCTGGCTGCAGCAGGCTCTGCTCCCGCTCGGCACGTGGCCCGCCCTGCTGCTGACCGGCGTCGTGTGGGGTCTGTGGCACGCGCCCGTCATCCTCCTGGGCTACAACTTCGGGCGCCCGGACGTCACGGGCCTGATCCTCATGGTCGGCGGCTGCGTCGCGTGGGGGGTCCTGCTCGGCTGGCTGCGCCTGCGCAGCGCGTCGCTGTGGCCGGCGGTGCTCGCCCACGGCTCGCTCAACGCGGTGGGGGCGCTCGTGCTGCTGGTCGCGGCAGCCGGAGCACAGCCCGACCTCGCCGTCGTGGGGCCCCTGGGGCTCATCGCGTGGGCGGTGCTCGCGGTCGTCGTCGTCGCGATCGCGCTGCTGCGCCAGTTCCGCGCCGGCGCTCCGGCGGCCGAGCCGCTGCGCGCGGACGCGGCGGCGACGGAGGAGGCGCGATGAACCGCGGCGACCGCGCCGTGGGGCGCTTCCTGCTCGTGTCGCTCGTGCTGCCGGCGGTCCTCGTGCTCGCCGCCGTCGCGGTGCAGCTGGTCGCGCTGCCATCCGTGCCCGACACCATCGCGATCCACTGGAACGCCGCCGGCGTCCCCGATTCGTTCGCCCCGTCGTGGCTGCAGCCGGTCCTGACCGCCGTGCTCGGGCTCGGACTGCCGGCGCTGATCGCCTCGACGTCCCTGCCGGGGCTGCGTCGGGGCGACCGCGGCGCGTCGTACCGGCTGATGGGGGCGGTCGCTTGTGCGCTCGCCGTTCTGATCGCCGTGCTCACGACGGCCACGCTGCTCCTGCAGACGGGCCCGGAGGGCTCGTCGACGCCGCTGCCGCTGTGGCCGACGGTCGTCATCGCCTTCGCCGTCACGGTGCTCGCGGGAGTCGCGGCGTGGTTCGCCCAGCCCGCGGGCGAGCGCTCCGCGGCGATTCCCGCGTCGGCGGAGCCGCTCCCGCTCGCGCCGGGGGAGCGGGCGATGTGGCTGCGCACCGCCTCGATCGCCCGCGGCGGCGCGATCGCGATCACCCTCGCGGCGCTCGTGGTCTCGTCGGCCGCCGTCTGACGTGGACCACCGGTGCGCCGGTGGCGACCGCGTGGGTCGTCACGGGCGTCGCGGTGCTGCTCATCGTGCTGGCCGCGACCACCGTCGCCTTCCACGTGCGTGTCGACGACCGGGGGCTGAGCGTCGAGTCGGTGGCGGGAGTCCCGCGCTTCCGGGTCCCCCTCGGCGATGTCACGTCGGCCGCCGCGGTCGATGTCGTGCCGATGGGGGAGTTCGGGGGCTGGGGCCTGCGGTGGGCGCCGGGTCGCCGATTCGGCGTCGTGCTGCGCACCGGAGCGGCGATCGAGGTGACCCGCCGCGACGGTCGCCGATTCGTCGTCACGGTCGACGACGCGGGCACCGGGGCCGCCCTGCTCGAGGCGCTCGCGGAGCGGGCGGCATCGACGCGGTCTTGACCCCGCGCCCCGCCGCTTGTTGGCTGGAGTCATGCCCGACCACCCCGTCGACCCCGAGACGTGGCGTCACGTCGACGCCTACCTCACCGAGACGCTCGTCGGCCACGACCCGGCGCTCGAGGCCGCCGTCGCCGACCAGAACGCCGCCGGCCTGCCTCCCATCGAGGTCGCGCCCGTCAACGGCAAGCTCCTGCACCTGCTCACCCGGATCGCGGGCGCGAAGCGGATCCTCGAGATCGGCACGCTCGGTGCGTACTCGACGATCTGGATGGCGCGGGGCCTTCCCGAGGGCGGGCGCGTGGTGACGATCGAGGCCGAGCCCGCGAACGCGGCCGTGGCGCGGGCGAACCTGGAGCGCGCGGGCGTGTCCGACGGTGTGGACATCCTCATCGGCCGTGCGTCGGACGTGCTGCCCACCCTCGAGGGCACCGAGCCGTTCGACCTCGTCTTCATCGACGCCGACAAGGAGTCCAACACGCTCTACCTCGACTGGGCGGCGCGGCTGGGCCGCCCCGGCACCGTCGTGGTCGTCGACAACATCGGGCGCGGGGGAGCGGTCGCCGATCCGCGGGCGACCGACAGCGGCGTCGTCGGCACTCAGCGGGGGCTGGAGATGCTCGGCCGCGACCCGCGATTCGACGCCACGGCCCTGCAGACGCTCGACCGAAAAGGCCATGACGGCGTGGCGATCGCGCTGATCGTGTGACGCGACGCCTGTGGCGGGGCATCCCGCATCACTAGACTCGGGTGCGGACCGACGACGCTCCCCAGAACCACCCTCCACAAGCAAGGAGATTCCTGTGGCACAGATCGAGGCTGTAGGCGCGCGAGAGATCCTGGACTCGCGCGGAAACCCGACCGTCGAGGTGGAGGTGCTGCTCGACGACGGGATCGTCCAGCGCGCCGCCGTCCCGTCGGGCGCATCCACCGGCGCATTCGAGGCGTACGAGCTGCGCGACGGCGACAAGGGCCGCTACGGCGGCAAAGGCGTGCTCAAGGCCGTCGCCGCCGTCATCGACGAGCTCGGACCCGCGATCGAGGGGGTCGAGGCGAGCGAGCAGCGCGTCATCGACGAGATCCTCATCGAGACGGACGGCACCGAGAACAAGTCGCGCTGCGGCGCGAACGCGATCCTGGGCGTGAGCCTCGCGGTCGCCAAGGCCGCCGCGGACAGCGCCGACCTGCCCCTGTTCCGCTACCTGGGCGGTCCCAACGCCCACATCCTGCCGGTGCCGCTGTTCAACGTCATCAACGGCGGCGAGCACGCCGACAACGGCATCGACTTCCAGGAGTTCTTCCTCGCGCCCATCGGCGCCGAGACGTTCTCGGAGTCGCTGCGCTGGGGCACCGAGGTCTACCACGTCCTCAAGGGCGAGCTGAAGGCCGCCGGCTTCGCGACCGGCCTCGGCGACGAGGGCGGCTTCGCCCCCGACCTGCCCAGCAACCGCGAGGGCCTGGACTTCCTGGTCAAGGCCATCGAGAAGGCCGGCTTCACACCGGGCGCGGACATCGCCGTGGGCCTGGACGTCGCCGCCACCGAGTTCTTCTCGGACGGCGTGTACACCGTCGAAGGCAAGCCGTGGACGGCGGCCGAGCTGACCGACTACTTCGCGCAG from Microbacter sp. GSS18 harbors:
- a CDS encoding O-methyltransferase, which codes for MPDHPVDPETWRHVDAYLTETLVGHDPALEAAVADQNAAGLPPIEVAPVNGKLLHLLTRIAGAKRILEIGTLGAYSTIWMARGLPEGGRVVTIEAEPANAAVARANLERAGVSDGVDILIGRASDVLPTLEGTEPFDLVFIDADKESNTLYLDWAARLGRPGTVVVVDNIGRGGAVADPRATDSGVVGTQRGLEMLGRDPRFDATALQTLDRKGHDGVAIALIV
- the eno gene encoding phosphopyruvate hydratase, giving the protein MAQIEAVGAREILDSRGNPTVEVEVLLDDGIVQRAAVPSGASTGAFEAYELRDGDKGRYGGKGVLKAVAAVIDELGPAIEGVEASEQRVIDEILIETDGTENKSRCGANAILGVSLAVAKAAADSADLPLFRYLGGPNAHILPVPLFNVINGGEHADNGIDFQEFFLAPIGAETFSESLRWGTEVYHVLKGELKAAGFATGLGDEGGFAPDLPSNREGLDFLVKAIEKAGFTPGADIAVGLDVAATEFFSDGVYTVEGKPWTAAELTDYFAQLVADYPIVTIEDALAEDDWDAWKALTDVLGTKTQLVGDDLFVTNPARLKRGIDMGVGNSLLVKVNQIGTLSETLDAVDMAHRAGFTAMLSHRSGETEDTTIADLVVATGAGQIKSGAPARSERVAKYNQLLRIEEELGDAATFIGRAAFPRYTA
- a CDS encoding DUF4442 domain-containing protein; this translates as MRMTPRRLALGMSLWVPNLFSGIRVKEFAEDWTHAEVRLHVNPVTRNYVGTAFGGSMSAMTDPYYFMLVMHQLGRDYVVWDTRGEIEFVKPGRGTLTARFEVPRAKADELRERARGGAKVREWFETEITDADGDVVARVRREVYVREKRRVTSTPPADRPVRPAPPRRRGPGHPPSADSRARSGGSGRG
- a CDS encoding SGNH/GDSL hydrolase family protein, with translation MRESHPAATAATAATAATAVAAVAVAVAAGALALRVLLRRQAALARRRIGKPLGEDAVDADRVWVRRLEGKPIELLLLGDSIAAGLGAERRKDTLGGRLAKLLARRLHRPVRLRTAAVVGAESSRLGPQIDGLDAGYRPDVAVIVVGGNDVTHRVPVPESVEHLTRAILRLRGRGAEVVVGTCPDLGALRPVPQPLRSLGARMSRRLADAQAQAAAAAGATPVSLRRAVGPVFISHPDEMFSLDRFHPSALGYRRTADALVPAVAAALAGRVGPQEVSM
- a CDS encoding GntR family transcriptional regulator, encoding MLLRIDPESDVPLFAQIADAVRADAAAGRIRVGERLPAAREVAAGLGVNVHTVLHAYQDLRDEGLLELRRGRGAVVTAQARLLAELHQNVTDLVARARAAGLSPDALAALVKEIARDR
- a CDS encoding type II CAAX endopeptidase family protein; the encoded protein is MTDEQMTRRAPDPTVPRRVPWAAVAVFVALAWGLAWLVVLPLWLGDGLASPLAAVLVPAMMWTPAVAAVIVMFAMRVPRSQRLRFLGVRPLRPAGRLVLFLAIALVLPIAVVAATILLAAALGLVRLDLVEFSGFAEQLAATVPPGTALPPVGLLVAIQLASIPMGAVLNSVVALGEELGWRGWLQQALLPLGTWPALLLTGVVWGLWHAPVILLGYNFGRPDVTGLILMVGGCVAWGVLLGWLRLRSASLWPAVLAHGSLNAVGALVLLVAAAGAQPDLAVVGPLGLIAWAVLAVVVVAIALLRQFRAGAPAAEPLRADAAATEEAR
- a CDS encoding DUF1648 domain-containing protein, translating into MNRGDRAVGRFLLVSLVLPAVLVLAAVAVQLVALPSVPDTIAIHWNAAGVPDSFAPSWLQPVLTAVLGLGLPALIASTSLPGLRRGDRGASYRLMGAVACALAVLIAVLTTATLLLQTGPEGSSTPLPLWPTVVIAFAVTVLAGVAAWFAQPAGERSAAIPASAEPLPLAPGERAMWLRTASIARGGAIAITLAALVVSSAAV
- a CDS encoding APC family permease, which encodes MTSPALARRLSLGDAVFIGLGSMIGAGVFAAFAPAAAAAGSGLLVGLAIAAFVAYGNATSSAQLAASHPTSGGTYAYGRAELGPWWGFLAGWGFVVGKTASSAAMALTFAAYAAPPGWERPVAIAAVVGLVTVNLLGVSRTAAATRVIVVAVLIALAVAVAAMGAAPPGGGPLDGGAVWGAGWYGILQSAGLLFFAFAGYARIATMGEEVRDPARTIPRAIVIAFAGALIVYAAVGVSLLASLGPAATAASTEPIADAVAASGWSWAEPVVRVGAAAASLGALLALIAGIGRTTFAMAREHDLPPVLAAVHPRSRVPHRAELAVGALVVVLVALVDVRGAIGFSSFGVLVYYFVANAAALRQRDDARRYPRALQVAAAAGCGILCLTLPWQSVLSGIAVFAIGAGCRAVRLRVSRAA